From one Halothece sp. PCC 7418 genomic stretch:
- a CDS encoding HypC/HybG/HupF family hydrogenase formation chaperone, translating into MCLAVPGKIISISGDDPLSKMAKVSFGGVIQTVNLAYVPEASVGDYVIVHVGFALNILDENLAQQTLDDLEQLERIL; encoded by the coding sequence ATGTGTTTAGCAGTTCCTGGAAAAATTATTAGTATCAGTGGCGACGATCCCCTATCGAAAATGGCAAAAGTCAGCTTTGGCGGTGTTATCCAAACCGTTAACCTCGCCTATGTTCCAGAAGCCTCTGTTGGTGATTATGTCATTGTTCATGTCGGTTTTGCCTTGAATATTCTTGATGAGAATTTAGCGCAACAAACCCTTGATGACTTAGAGCAATTAGAACGGATTCTTTAA
- the hypF gene encoding carbamoyltransferase HypF produces MSNQASQCRLYLQLQGAVQGVGFRPFVYRLATELALNGWVNNTVSGVFIEVEGSCETLETFQQRLLAEKPPIAQINDVTIKWLDLVGYEAFEIRASPTKATDPKSVVILPDLATCSDCLAEIFNPRDRRYHYPFTNCTNCGPRYSIIQGVPYDRANTTMNEFQMCPACGQEYDNPRDRRFHAQPNACPECGPQLTFWGEEEVNGDPALIATAEALRQGKIVAVKGLGGFHLMVDAQKKSAVSQLRKRKQRPRKPFAVMYPSLEWIKADCQVSEIEAEVLQSPQAPIVLLSKNRENSSIAPTVAPNNPNLGVMLPYTPLHHLLLAELQFPVVATSGNLSNEPICTDETEARERLQGIADVFLVHNRAIARPVDDSVVRIIHDQPVILRRARGYAPFSTRLELPSHPHSSILAMGGHLKNTIALYQNQQVFLSQHIGDLETARSRQTFQATQTSLANLYDFQPDTIACDLHPDYYSSQYAQQLATEKQLPLTPVQHHLAHILACVGEHRLSAPVLGIAWDGTGYGLDGTIWGGEFILVTEENWQRVAHWRTFGLPGGEKAIKDPRRSALGLLYEMDGEKALAGFDFTSQALKILRSMLKQGLNTPQTSSVGRLFDAIAALVGLSTTVSFEGEAAMQLEFAINGNDTTETYPLNLIPATENTPIILDWEAMVREIQSDVQKQTPLSIIAAKFQNTLLAGITKIANQMQVSTIVFTGGCFQNKSLLEKAITTAKENNQQPYWCQTLPPNDGGIAFGQIIATLRELAKKRRLINESFV; encoded by the coding sequence ATGAGCAATCAGGCTTCCCAGTGTCGTCTTTATCTACAATTGCAAGGGGCAGTTCAGGGGGTAGGGTTTCGTCCCTTTGTCTATCGCCTCGCCACAGAGTTAGCCCTTAACGGTTGGGTGAATAATACTGTGAGTGGGGTGTTTATTGAAGTTGAAGGAAGCTGTGAAACCCTTGAAACGTTTCAACAACGACTTTTAGCAGAAAAGCCACCGATCGCGCAAATCAATGACGTTACAATAAAATGGCTAGATCTTGTTGGCTATGAAGCATTTGAAATTCGAGCGTCTCCAACAAAAGCAACTGATCCCAAATCAGTCGTCATTCTCCCTGATCTTGCCACTTGTTCTGATTGTTTAGCCGAAATTTTTAATCCGCGCGATCGCCGCTACCACTATCCATTTACAAATTGTACCAACTGTGGCCCCCGCTACAGCATTATTCAAGGGGTTCCCTACGATCGCGCAAATACGACCATGAATGAGTTTCAAATGTGTCCCGCTTGTGGTCAAGAATATGACAATCCGCGCGATCGGCGCTTTCACGCCCAACCCAATGCTTGTCCAGAGTGTGGCCCCCAGCTAACCTTTTGGGGAGAAGAGGAAGTCAATGGTGATCCAGCCTTAATCGCCACAGCAGAAGCCCTGAGACAAGGAAAAATAGTTGCGGTGAAAGGGTTAGGCGGATTTCACTTGATGGTGGATGCACAGAAGAAAAGTGCTGTCTCTCAACTGCGGAAACGGAAACAACGCCCAAGGAAACCCTTTGCGGTGATGTATCCTTCTCTGGAATGGATCAAAGCCGATTGTCAGGTTTCAGAAATAGAAGCAGAGGTGTTACAGTCCCCCCAAGCCCCAATTGTTCTGCTGAGTAAAAACAGAGAGAACAGTTCTATTGCGCCTACAGTTGCCCCAAATAATCCAAATTTGGGGGTAATGCTTCCTTATACACCGTTACACCATCTCTTACTCGCTGAATTACAATTTCCTGTGGTGGCTACCAGTGGGAATCTCTCCAATGAACCGATCTGCACCGATGAAACCGAAGCCAGAGAACGGTTACAGGGGATTGCGGATGTTTTCTTAGTTCATAATCGCGCGATCGCGCGTCCTGTTGATGATTCCGTGGTTCGCATCATTCATGATCAGCCTGTTATTTTACGGCGGGCGCGAGGATATGCCCCCTTTTCCACCCGTTTAGAACTTCCAAGTCATCCTCACTCATCTATTCTCGCCATGGGCGGACATCTGAAAAATACAATTGCCTTATATCAAAATCAACAAGTGTTTCTCTCGCAACATATTGGCGATTTAGAAACCGCGCGATCGCGCCAGACCTTCCAAGCCACCCAAACCAGTCTCGCAAATCTCTACGACTTTCAACCTGATACCATTGCTTGCGATCTTCATCCCGACTATTATTCCAGCCAATACGCCCAACAACTCGCCACAGAAAAACAGCTTCCTTTAACCCCAGTTCAACATCATCTTGCCCACATTCTCGCTTGTGTAGGAGAACATCGCCTGTCAGCGCCTGTATTGGGGATCGCTTGGGATGGTACAGGATACGGCTTAGATGGGACGATTTGGGGCGGAGAATTTATTTTAGTGACCGAAGAAAATTGGCAGCGCGTCGCCCATTGGCGCACCTTTGGTTTACCAGGGGGAGAAAAAGCGATCAAAGACCCCCGTCGATCTGCATTGGGCTTACTTTACGAAATGGATGGGGAAAAAGCGCTTGCAGGATTTGATTTTACATCCCAAGCGTTAAAGATTCTGCGTTCGATGCTAAAACAAGGCTTGAATACTCCTCAAACATCGAGTGTGGGGCGACTCTTTGACGCGATCGCTGCATTAGTTGGTTTATCAACAACCGTCAGTTTTGAAGGAGAAGCTGCAATGCAATTAGAGTTTGCCATCAACGGTAATGATACAACAGAAACTTATCCCTTAAACCTCATCCCTGCAACTGAAAACACTCCCATTATCCTCGACTGGGAAGCCATGGTGCGAGAGATTCAATCCGATGTGCAGAAACAAACCCCTCTCAGTATTATCGCTGCAAAATTTCAGAATACGCTTCTTGCTGGAATCACAAAAATTGCAAATCAGATGCAAGTTAGCACAATTGTTTTTACAGGAGGGTGTTTTCAAAACAAATCTTTATTAGAAAAAGCGATCACCACTGCCAAGGAGAATAATCAACAGCCTTACTGGTGTCAAACGCTTCCGCCGAATGATGGAGGAATCGCCTTTGGACAAATTATTGCAACATTACGTGAATTAGCAAAAAAAAGACGGTTAATTAACGAATCGTTTGTCTGA